The following coding sequences lie in one Xanthomonas hyacinthi genomic window:
- a CDS encoding NADP-dependent oxidoreductase gives MSSASHTTRVVLASRPQGAPTTQNFRIEQAPLAAPGPGQVLLRNRWLSLDPYMRGRMSDAPSYAPPVQLGEVMVGSSVAEVLESHHADLKPGDLVLVQNGGWQTHVVADGAGLRRKLDPQSPLPPSTALGVYGMPGFTAYAGLHEIGKPQSGETLAVAAATGPVGASVAQIARLRGAKVIAIAGGADKCRYLREELGVDVALDHRAADFAEQLRAAAQDGIDVYFENVGGHVFDAVLPLLNDFARVPVCGTIATYNKRGELPPGPDRLPALLNQVLRQRLTVRGFIVGDFVKLYPEFLREMGAWLADGRVRYREHVVHGLENAPQAFIDMLGGGNFGKLVVKLDESRD, from the coding sequence ATGAGTTCCGCTTCCCACACCACCCGCGTGGTTCTCGCCTCGCGCCCGCAGGGTGCGCCGACCACGCAGAATTTCCGTATCGAACAGGCGCCGCTGGCCGCACCCGGCCCCGGCCAGGTGCTGCTGCGCAACCGCTGGCTGTCGCTGGATCCGTATATGCGCGGACGCATGAGCGATGCGCCCTCGTACGCGCCGCCGGTGCAACTGGGCGAGGTGATGGTCGGCAGCAGCGTCGCCGAGGTGCTGGAATCGCACCATGCCGACCTCAAGCCCGGCGATCTGGTGCTGGTGCAGAACGGCGGCTGGCAGACGCATGTGGTGGCCGATGGCGCCGGCCTGCGGCGCAAGCTCGATCCGCAGTCGCCGCTGCCGCCGAGCACCGCGCTCGGCGTCTACGGCATGCCCGGTTTCACCGCCTATGCCGGCCTGCACGAGATCGGCAAGCCGCAGAGCGGCGAAACCTTGGCGGTCGCCGCCGCCACCGGCCCGGTCGGCGCCAGCGTGGCGCAGATCGCCCGGTTGCGCGGCGCGAAAGTGATCGCCATCGCCGGCGGCGCCGACAAATGCCGCTACCTGCGCGAGGAACTGGGCGTGGACGTGGCGCTGGACCATCGCGCCGCGGATTTCGCCGAGCAACTGCGCGCCGCCGCGCAGGACGGCATCGACGTCTATTTCGAGAACGTCGGCGGCCACGTGTTCGACGCGGTGCTGCCGCTGCTCAACGATTTCGCGCGGGTGCCGGTGTGCGGCACCATCGCCACCTACAACAAGCGAGGCGAACTGCCGCCGGGGCCGGACCGCCTGCCGGCGCTGCTGAACCAGGTGCTGCGTCAGCGGCTGACGGTGCGCGGCTTCATCGTCGGCGATTTCGTCAAGCTCTACCCCGAGTTCCTGCGCGAGATGGGCGCATGGCTGGCCGACGGCCGCGTGCGCTACCGCGAGCATGTCGTGCACGGGCTGGAGAACGCGCCGCAGGCCTTCATCGACATGCTCGGCGGCGGCAACTTCGGCAAGCTGGTGGTGAAGCTGGATGAGAGCCGGGATTAG
- a CDS encoding aldo/keto reductase, which produces MLHTRELGRSGLHAAPLAFGGNVFGWSADAKTSFALLDAFVEAGYNLIDTADVYAAWVPGNRGGESETIIGQWLKRSGKRDKVLIATKVGKWAERPGLSADNIAAAVEESLQRLQTDVIDLYQAHEDDESVPLEAALAAFGRLIEQGKVRAIGASNYSAERLAQALKVSAQYGLPRYETLQPEYNLYDRSGYEAGLEPLVREQGLGTLCYYALARGFLSGKYRSPADAAKSQARGDSVIARYLNARGLRILAALDDIAGKHAATPTQVALAWLIARPGIAAPIASATSIEQLQQLLAAARLALSADDVAQLDTASKETP; this is translated from the coding sequence ATGCTGCACACGCGCGAACTCGGCCGTTCCGGCCTGCACGCGGCGCCGCTCGCCTTCGGCGGCAATGTGTTCGGCTGGAGCGCCGACGCCAAGACCTCCTTCGCCTTGCTCGACGCCTTCGTCGAGGCCGGCTACAACCTGATCGACACCGCCGATGTGTATGCGGCCTGGGTGCCCGGCAACCGCGGCGGCGAGTCGGAAACCATCATCGGCCAGTGGCTCAAGCGCAGCGGCAAGCGCGACAAGGTGCTGATCGCGACCAAGGTCGGCAAATGGGCCGAACGCCCGGGCCTGTCCGCCGACAACATCGCCGCGGCGGTGGAAGAATCGCTGCAGCGCCTGCAGACCGACGTGATCGACCTGTACCAGGCGCACGAGGACGACGAGTCGGTGCCGCTGGAAGCCGCGCTGGCCGCGTTCGGGCGGTTGATCGAGCAAGGCAAGGTGCGCGCGATCGGCGCCTCCAACTACAGCGCCGAACGCCTGGCCCAGGCACTGAAGGTCTCCGCGCAATATGGTTTGCCGCGCTACGAGACCTTGCAGCCCGAATACAACCTGTACGACCGCAGCGGCTACGAAGCCGGCCTGGAACCGCTGGTGCGCGAGCAGGGCCTGGGCACGCTCTGCTACTACGCGCTGGCCCGCGGCTTCCTCAGCGGCAAGTACCGCAGCCCCGCCGATGCCGCCAAGAGCCAGGCGCGCGGCGACAGCGTGATCGCGCGCTATCTCAACGCGCGCGGCCTGCGCATCCTCGCCGCGCTCGACGACATCGCCGGCAAGCACGCGGCCACGCCGACCCAGGTGGCCCTGGCGTGGCTGATCGCGCGTCCCGGCATCGCCGCACCGATCGCCAGCGCGACCAGCATCGAGCAGTTGCAGCAACTGCTGGCCGCCGCGCGCCTGGCGCTGTCGGCCGACGACGTCGCGCAACTGGATACCGCCAGCAAGGAAACCCCATGA
- a CDS encoding class I SAM-dependent methyltransferase, protein MSLLTTLACACTLAIAATLAIPTAQALKPADSASLPVPDAALRAAIDGSWRDRVYVARDAYRHPGQTLALFGITPTLTVIEITPGGGWYSEILAPYLRERGQYIAAVVDPAAVPEGRGRDDQQKARATLEQKFAAAPAQYDHARLVAYSPAAPVFGPAASADLVLTFRNVHSWRMAGQAEGMFKGFYQVLKPGGVLGVVEHRAKADVPADDKSGYVGQAQVIAMAEAAGFTLAGKSEVNANPRDTKDYRGGVWTLPPSNSHDAADDAKYKAIGESDRMTLKFVKP, encoded by the coding sequence ATGAGCCTTCTCACCACGCTTGCCTGCGCTTGTACCCTGGCCATTGCCGCGACGCTGGCGATCCCGACCGCACAGGCGCTCAAGCCTGCCGACAGCGCCAGCTTGCCGGTGCCGGATGCGGCGCTGCGGGCCGCCATCGACGGCAGCTGGCGCGACCGCGTCTATGTCGCGCGCGATGCCTACCGGCATCCGGGGCAGACTCTGGCGTTGTTCGGCATCACGCCGACCCTGACGGTGATCGAGATCACCCCCGGCGGCGGCTGGTATTCGGAAATCCTGGCGCCGTACCTGCGCGAACGCGGCCAGTACATCGCCGCGGTAGTCGATCCGGCCGCGGTGCCGGAAGGACGCGGCCGCGACGATCAGCAGAAGGCGCGCGCGACGCTGGAGCAGAAGTTCGCCGCCGCGCCGGCGCAGTACGACCACGCCAGGCTGGTGGCGTATTCGCCCGCCGCACCGGTATTCGGTCCCGCGGCGTCGGCCGACCTGGTGCTGACCTTCCGCAACGTGCACAGCTGGCGCATGGCCGGCCAGGCGGAGGGCATGTTCAAGGGCTTCTACCAGGTGCTCAAGCCCGGCGGCGTGCTCGGCGTGGTCGAACACCGCGCCAAGGCCGACGTGCCGGCCGACGACAAGAGCGGCTACGTCGGCCAGGCGCAGGTGATCGCGATGGCCGAGGCGGCCGGCTTCACGCTGGCCGGCAAGAGCGAGGTCAACGCCAATCCGCGCGACACCAAGGATTACCGGGGTGGCGTGTGGACGCTGCCGCCGAGCAACAGCCACGACGCGGCCGACGACGCCAAGTACAAGGCCATCGGCGAGAGCGACCGGATGACGCTGAAATTCGTCAAGCCCTGA
- a CDS encoding pseudouridine synthase — protein MLIAFNKPFNVLCQFTDRSEPPRRTLAEFGLPADVYAAGRLDYDSEGLLLLTDDGALAHRYTDPRHKQPKTYWVQVEGVPQPEQLQRLREGVVLNDGATAPAQVSVLETAPDLWPRDPPVRFRKTVPDAWLQIVLREGRNRQVRRMTAAVGLPTLRLVRAAIGTHSLQGLAPGAWRAL, from the coding sequence ATGCTGATCGCGTTCAACAAGCCGTTCAATGTGCTGTGCCAGTTCACCGATCGCAGCGAACCGCCGCGGCGCACCCTGGCCGAGTTCGGCCTGCCCGCCGACGTGTACGCGGCGGGGCGGTTGGACTACGACAGCGAGGGCCTGCTGCTGCTCACCGACGACGGCGCGCTGGCGCACCGCTACACCGATCCGCGGCACAAGCAACCGAAAACGTACTGGGTGCAGGTGGAAGGCGTGCCGCAGCCCGAACAGCTGCAGCGCCTGCGCGAGGGCGTGGTGTTGAACGACGGAGCGACCGCGCCGGCGCAGGTCAGCGTGCTGGAGACGGCGCCGGACCTATGGCCGCGCGATCCGCCGGTGCGCTTCCGCAAGACGGTGCCCGATGCCTGGCTGCAGATCGTGCTGCGCGAAGGACGCAACCGCCAGGTGCGGCGCATGACGGCGGCGGTCGGTTTGCCGACCTTGCGCCTGGTGCGGGCGGCGATCGGCAC